From Gimesia panareensis, the proteins below share one genomic window:
- a CDS encoding ligand-gated ion channel has translation MTNAFLPRFFLNVGLLISGLPVPGAAQEIVPGSDVSSLPGGADQNSVAVATDEPLRAPVPADADDTPKSSLVEEPKPELKRPSSPGEATEVQILIYVIDIDEINSADQSFAASIYYEARWKNHLLQHPGPGPLHVDLSDIWNPRLTIVGQQNAWKSYPESAEILPDGTVIHRQKVWGHFSQPLNLRDFPFDQQELSIQLVAPGLSEKQVVMVPLVGDLGRTSNLAKHFSLPDFDILSFQAKAASYYPDQSPVGVAGFEMKIKVARQPDYYIMKVILPLCLIVIMSWLPRWLNPEQSGTNIGISTSAFLTLVAYLFAITVLLPRISYITRIDRFIMLSTLTVFSGLIQTVINTYLLKGESIQNKRLVAQMDFWSRPLYPLILVAVILISFVF, from the coding sequence TTGACAAACGCATTTTTACCTCGGTTCTTTCTCAATGTCGGACTGCTCATCTCAGGTCTGCCCGTCCCCGGTGCTGCACAGGAAATTGTCCCTGGCTCAGATGTTTCCTCTCTGCCAGGGGGTGCAGACCAAAATTCTGTTGCTGTCGCAACAGACGAACCTCTCAGAGCTCCTGTTCCTGCTGATGCGGATGATACCCCGAAATCATCCCTGGTCGAAGAGCCGAAACCGGAATTGAAGCGGCCCTCCAGTCCGGGAGAAGCAACGGAGGTGCAGATCCTGATTTATGTGATCGACATCGATGAAATCAATTCAGCCGACCAGAGTTTCGCAGCCAGTATCTATTATGAAGCCCGCTGGAAAAATCATCTGCTCCAACACCCGGGTCCCGGACCGCTGCACGTTGATCTGAGCGATATCTGGAACCCGCGTCTGACCATTGTCGGCCAGCAGAACGCCTGGAAGTCGTATCCTGAATCAGCCGAAATCCTGCCAGATGGGACCGTCATCCATCGGCAGAAAGTCTGGGGGCATTTCTCACAGCCCCTGAACCTGCGCGACTTTCCCTTCGACCAGCAGGAGTTGTCTATCCAACTCGTGGCCCCCGGACTGTCTGAGAAACAGGTGGTCATGGTTCCGCTGGTCGGTGACCTGGGCAGGACATCCAACCTGGCGAAACATTTTTCATTGCCCGACTTTGACATCCTCTCGTTCCAGGCAAAGGCTGCTTCCTATTATCCGGATCAGAGCCCCGTCGGTGTCGCCGGTTTTGAAATGAAAATCAAGGTGGCCCGGCAGCCCGACTATTACATCATGAAGGTCATTCTGCCGTTATGCCTGATCGTAATCATGTCCTGGCTTCCCCGCTGGCTGAACCCCGAGCAATCGGGCACCAACATCGGTATCTCGACTTCGGCTTTCCTGACACTGGTCGCTTACCTGTTTGCCATTACAGTGCTGCTGCCGCGCATTTCTTACATCACGCGCATCGATCGCTTCATCATGCTGTCGACCCTCACCGTGTTTTCAGGATTGATCCAGACGGTGATAAACACCTACCTGCTCAAAGGAGAAAGCATTCAGAATAAACGCCTGGTGGCCCAGATGGACTTCTGGTCGCGGCCCCTGTATCCCCTGATTCTGGTAGCGGTGATCCTCATCTCATTTGTATTTTAG
- a CDS encoding HpcH/HpaI aldolase family protein, with the protein MSDSFRSQLKQGKLLIAPMVTFSCPEAAEILADVGYDWLFLDAEHSTFAPSDLQAIVGRVSHKIPSLVRLPAPEEVPIKKALDLGAAGIIAPQVNSVEQAEQIVSWSRYSPDGTRGVGLGRAHGYGFTFDDYLAKANAETTVVVQAEHIDAVNAIEQIVAVPGVDAVLIGPYDLSASMKRIGEIDHPEVTGAIDHVTEVCQKNNMPLGIFGVTVDAVKPYIDKGFTLITVGVDTVMLGHAARKMLGQVKG; encoded by the coding sequence ATGTCTGACTCATTCCGCTCGCAACTCAAACAGGGGAAACTGCTGATTGCCCCCATGGTCACCTTTTCCTGCCCGGAAGCCGCCGAGATCCTGGCAGACGTCGGCTATGACTGGCTCTTCCTCGACGCCGAACACAGCACCTTTGCCCCCTCTGATCTGCAAGCCATCGTCGGCCGGGTGAGTCACAAGATCCCCAGCCTGGTCCGGCTGCCCGCCCCGGAAGAGGTTCCCATCAAGAAAGCCCTCGATCTGGGCGCCGCCGGTATCATCGCCCCGCAGGTGAATTCCGTGGAACAGGCCGAACAGATCGTCTCCTGGTCCCGCTACTCGCCTGATGGAACCCGCGGGGTCGGCCTGGGTCGCGCCCATGGATACGGCTTCACCTTCGACGACTACCTGGCCAAAGCGAATGCAGAGACCACCGTCGTCGTTCAGGCCGAGCATATCGACGCGGTCAACGCCATCGAACAGATCGTCGCCGTCCCCGGCGTCGACGCGGTGCTGATCGGCCCGTACGATCTCTCCGCCAGCATGAAACGCATCGGCGAGATCGATCATCCCGAGGTGACCGGCGCCATCGACCATGTCACCGAAGTCTGTCAGAAAAACAATATGCCCCTGGGCATCTTCGGCGTCACCGTGGACGCAGTCAAACCGTACATCGACAAAGGCTTCACCCTGATCACCGTCGGCGTCGACACCGTCATGCTGGGCCACGCCGCCCGCAAAATGCTGGGACAGGTCAAGGGATAA
- a CDS encoding DUF1569 domain-containing protein, with the protein MIEDLRELKFERLEDAVAEVESLLQTGYTQRGKWNLAQICRHLSLVQDPALDGYPKWMLLFAPLWPVMRRLFLPRLLKGDSPQGIPTTPIFVPAENLEDAAEAENYAQSVARFQAHEGRYHWHPGFGRLDRETLETVYTTHAAHHLRFLEPQRET; encoded by the coding sequence ATGATTGAAGATTTGCGGGAGCTGAAATTCGAACGGCTGGAAGACGCGGTCGCGGAAGTGGAGTCGCTGTTGCAGACTGGCTACACGCAGCGGGGCAAGTGGAATCTGGCCCAGATCTGCCGCCATTTATCACTGGTGCAGGATCCCGCGCTTGATGGTTATCCGAAGTGGATGCTGCTCTTCGCTCCTCTCTGGCCGGTGATGCGACGGCTTTTTCTGCCCCGTCTGCTCAAGGGAGATTCTCCCCAGGGAATTCCGACGACCCCGATTTTCGTCCCGGCGGAGAACCTGGAAGACGCCGCGGAGGCGGAAAATTATGCCCAGAGCGTCGCCCGTTTCCAAGCCCACGAGGGACGCTACCACTGGCACCCCGGCTTCGGCCGCCTGGATCGCGAAACACTGGAAACCGTTTACACAACCCACGCCGCCCATCACCTGCGGTTTCTGGAACCACAGAGGGAAACGTGA
- a CDS encoding CHAD domain-containing protein encodes MSYLFQQDESLADGVRRIAGHQVHKAIEELQNSESDRHEAIHEVRKRFKKLRGLIRIVRPGLGDQYSQINVWYRDAGRRLSRVRDAESMLESLGKLKARFDDPAYVDLFAAFEKCFQARKQQLVEEWIDLEQELQTLCEELQTAQKQIENWKIKGNPDKILREGLQQNYRRGAEALATLHEQPSDELFHECRKRSKYYLYHMRLLKDVWEPILSAQLSVLDQLNDYLGDDHDLAVMTCQLTSEPERFGAASDIDQLLTLIARQREEWQSAALALGDRIYAEKPKAFARRLQTYWKLWQNTNAKKS; translated from the coding sequence ATGAGTTATCTGTTTCAGCAGGATGAGTCACTGGCGGACGGCGTGCGGCGGATCGCCGGACATCAGGTACATAAAGCGATCGAGGAATTACAGAATTCGGAGTCGGACCGGCACGAGGCGATTCATGAGGTCCGCAAACGGTTCAAGAAACTGCGGGGGCTGATTCGCATCGTCCGACCGGGGTTGGGGGACCAGTACAGCCAGATCAATGTCTGGTACCGCGATGCAGGGAGGCGGCTCTCTCGTGTGCGCGATGCGGAATCGATGCTGGAATCGCTGGGTAAACTGAAGGCCCGTTTCGACGATCCCGCCTATGTGGACCTGTTTGCCGCCTTCGAAAAGTGCTTTCAGGCCCGCAAACAGCAACTTGTGGAAGAGTGGATCGACCTCGAACAGGAACTGCAAACGCTGTGTGAGGAACTGCAGACCGCGCAGAAGCAGATCGAAAACTGGAAGATCAAAGGTAATCCGGACAAGATCCTGCGGGAGGGCCTGCAGCAAAACTATCGACGCGGCGCAGAAGCGCTGGCGACACTGCACGAGCAACCGAGCGACGAACTGTTCCACGAGTGCCGCAAGCGCAGCAAGTATTATCTGTATCACATGCGACTGTTGAAAGATGTCTGGGAGCCGATTCTCTCCGCGCAACTGTCGGTGCTCGATCAGTTAAACGATTACCTGGGCGACGATCACGATCTGGCGGTGATGACCTGTCAGTTGACCAGTGAACCGGAGCGCTTCGGTGCGGCCAGCGATATCGATCAGCTCTTAACGCTCATCGCTCGCCAGCGCGAAGAATGGCAGTCCGCGGCGCTGGCCCTGGGTGACCGGATCTATGCAGAAAAGCCGAAGGCGTTTGCCAGACGACTGCAAACCTACTGGAAGCTCTGGCAGAATACAAACGCGAAGAAATCGTGA
- a CDS encoding GNAT family N-acetyltransferase, which translates to MITTRDATPDDLPAIVEIYNQSIPAGTATADTKPITVESRRQWFAQFSPEKRPIWVAEDETGQIVGCIYVTSFYAGRPAYDKTAEVSLYLSNSHQKQGLGTFLLQKMIDACPALGITTLIGMHFDHNEGTKHLNEKFGFEVCGHLPEIAEVQGQKRGLLISLLRIPEPEAD; encoded by the coding sequence ATGATTACCACCCGCGATGCCACCCCGGATGATCTGCCCGCGATCGTCGAGATCTACAACCAGTCGATCCCCGCCGGTACCGCGACTGCGGACACGAAGCCGATTACCGTTGAAAGTCGGCGCCAGTGGTTTGCCCAGTTCTCACCGGAGAAACGCCCGATCTGGGTCGCCGAAGACGAAACTGGTCAGATCGTAGGCTGCATCTACGTGACTTCGTTTTATGCGGGCCGACCGGCGTATGATAAGACGGCCGAAGTCAGTCTCTACCTGTCGAATTCGCATCAGAAACAGGGACTGGGCACGTTCCTGCTGCAGAAGATGATTGATGCCTGTCCGGCACTCGGCATCACCACGCTGATCGGCATGCACTTCGATCACAACGAAGGCACGAAACATCTGAATGAGAAATTCGGCTTCGAGGTCTGCGGGCATCTGCCCGAAATCGCTGAGGTCCAAGGCCAGAAACGGGGCCTCTTGATTTCGCTACTGCGAATCCCGGAACCTGAGGCAGACTAG